The following are encoded in a window of Streptosporangiales bacterium genomic DNA:
- a CDS encoding glycerophosphodiester phosphodiesterase: MDNRLFHERPAVIGHRGFGKNAEGRPTENTVESLRAAAEAGVDWIEIDARRTADDELVVLHDPAWSDGTLVVEHTAAELGALGIITLDEAIEAVPVTVGLDIEVKPSAEDALVHPDRTPAALLCPVLERERDRRPLLATSFDPVSLTTIRERVPGIPLGYITWMAYPLDMAVASARHLGARVLMAHTTTYDPVTLPSRRDPADVVAIARECGLELGVWSPAPADLDPYVAAGVDAITVDDIPGALAALRG; encoded by the coding sequence ATGGACAATCGCCTCTTCCACGAGCGGCCTGCGGTCATCGGTCACCGGGGCTTCGGCAAGAACGCCGAGGGGCGGCCGACGGAGAACACCGTCGAGTCGCTGCGCGCGGCCGCCGAGGCCGGCGTCGACTGGATCGAGATCGACGCACGTCGGACGGCCGACGACGAGCTGGTGGTGCTGCACGACCCGGCGTGGTCCGACGGCACGCTCGTCGTCGAGCACACGGCGGCGGAGCTCGGCGCGCTGGGCATCATCACGCTCGACGAGGCGATCGAGGCGGTACCGGTGACGGTCGGTCTCGACATCGAGGTCAAGCCGTCGGCCGAGGACGCCCTCGTCCACCCCGACCGCACACCCGCAGCGCTCCTCTGCCCCGTCCTGGAAAGGGAACGTGACAGGCGCCCGCTGCTGGCGACGTCGTTCGACCCCGTCAGCCTGACGACCATCAGGGAGCGCGTGCCGGGTATCCCGCTCGGCTACATCACGTGGATGGCCTACCCGCTCGACATGGCCGTGGCGTCTGCGCGCCACCTCGGCGCGCGGGTGCTGATGGCCCACACGACGACCTACGACCCGGTGACGCTGCCGAGCCGGCGCGACCCGGCGGACGTCGTCGCCATCGCCCGCGAGTGCGGCCTCGAGCTGGGTGTCTGGTCGCCGGCGCCGGCGGACCTCGACCCGTACGTGGCCGCGGGCGTCGACGCCATCACCGTCGACGACATCCCCGGCGCGCTGGCCGCCCTGCGCGGCTGA